A section of the Neofelis nebulosa isolate mNeoNeb1 chromosome 12, mNeoNeb1.pri, whole genome shotgun sequence genome encodes:
- the LOC131491561 gene encoding olfactory receptor 13C2-like, whose product MEWENQTILVEFFLKGLSDYPRLELLFFALILIMYVVILLGNGTLILISIWDSHLHTPMYFFLGNLSFLDICYTTTSIPSILVSFLSERKTISFSGCAIQMFLGLAMGTTECVLLGMMAFDRYVAICNPLRYPVIMSKDSYVPMAAGSWIIGVINSAVQTAFVVQLPFCGNNVINHLSCEILAIMKLACADISGNEFIMLVATTLFILTPLLLIIISYTLIIVSILKIRSSEGRSKVFSTCSAHLTVVIIFYGTILFMYMKPKSKDTLNSEDLDATDKLISLFYGIVTPMMNPLIYSLRNKDVKEAVKHLLRRSMFNK is encoded by the coding sequence ATGGAATGGGAAAATCAAACCATTCTGGTGGAATTCTTTCTAAAGGGGCTTTCTGATTACCCAAGGCTTGAGCTACTCTTTTTTGCGCTAATCTTAATAATGTATGTTGTCATCCTTCTGGGCAATGGCACCCTTATTTTAATCAGCATCTGGGACTCCCACCTTCACACCCCTATGTACTTCTTCCTGGGGAACCTCTCCTTCTTGGACATCTGCTACACCACCACCTCCATTCCCTCCATTCTGGTGAGCTTCCTCTCAGAAAGAAAGACCATATCCTTCTCTGGCTGTGCAATACAGATGTTCCTCGGCTTGGCCATGGGGACAACAGAGTGTGTGCTCCTGGGCATGATGGCCTTTGACCGATATGTGGCTATCTGCAACCCTCTAAGATATCCTGTCATCATGAGCAAGGATTCCTATGTGCCCATGGCAGCTGGGTCCTGGATCATAGGAGTCATCAACTCTGCAGTACAAACCGCATTTGTAGTACAGTTGCCTTTCTGTGGGAATAATGTCATCAATCATCTCTCCTGTGAAATTCTGGCTATCATGAAACTggcctgtgctgacatctcaggcAACGAGTTCATCATGCTCGTGGCCACAACACTGTTTATATTGACACCACTGTTATTAATCATTATCTCTTACACATTAATCATTGTCAGCATCCTCAAAATTCGCTCTTCTGAGGGGAGAAGCAAAGTTTTCTCCACGTGCTCAGCCCATCTGACTGTGGTGATAATATTCTATGGAACCATTCTCTTCATGTACATGAAGCCCAAGTCTAAAGACACACTTAATTCAGAGGACTTGGATGCTACTGACAAACTTATATCCCTGTTCTATGGGATTGTAACTCCTATGATGAATCCTTTAATATACAGTCTTAGGAACAAAGATGTTAAGGAGGCAGTAAAACACTTACTGAGAAGAAGTATGTTTAACAAGTAA